CGCGGAATTGGAAGGCGAAGTCAGGAGAGAGGCCATGGGCGATGATCCTTGAGGCGTCAGAGCGCCCGACGCGCGGCCAGACTTTTGTGCCTTTCTGGAcaccgtcttgccggcggtgcccttgagggccttgacCCTGGCGTGGTTCATTGTCGTTCTCTacgcggcgtggccgccgtcgccgacgggcgCTGTGCGAGATGAGTAAAGCGGCGTCCGAGGCAGCGTGCTCTGGCGATTTCGGATGAGGTCGAATTCAGTATCGCCCCGATTCACGTTGCGCAGTTGCAGGTAGTTGAGAGATGGCAAAGATGCTTGGTCAGTCGATGCTGCGTCAGGACGGTGTTCGCAAtcggcctcgtcgaagcTGGATACAGTGCGCGTGGGTTGATGTCTCCAAGGAACCAATATCGGGCACAAAATCCATGAGGGCGAGAAGCAGTATATGTCAGTGGCGGCGAGTGCGCTTTCGCGGCTTGAACCAGGCGAAGGCAAAGCTATGTGTGCAGAGGAAGATTGTCGATGACGAAGGCTGGGTGAATAAATGAGGACAAGAGGACGAGCGAGAATGACAAGCAAGAAACCATGGGGCGGGTGGCGTTGACGTAGGTGTGCCCGCACTACCACCGATCCTCTGGCGGGCCGGGCATGACCAACTCTAGCGTGTCGAGTGGTGCGCTCCAACACTCGGGCAGCGACGAGTTTCCCGGGGTTGGCtgatccatccatcaaaTACCCGCTAACCTACTACTACGGCCGCCCATCACGGGCAGACAGGGAAGAAGCCCATGGTGGgaagatggtggcggtggagggaggggagggggggggggggcagatgccctactaaggtacctacctacctagtacttcgtacgaagtaccttgAGCTTGTTGGGTTTGAACAgcgcaccaccgccgtggGGCTCCGGGCAGCTGGCGCCTTGGACGGGCCGTCAGTACCTGCCTGTACTTGGGCGAGGCAATGACAGTTCTTGGGTATTGCTGCAATAGATTCGTGCCCAGAATGACAGCGTAAAAGTACCTTTTTGTATAGGTTAGTAGTGACGGGGCAGGGACGGGAGCTTGGGGGCCAACGCAGCCAGCTCACTGATGAGGAGTCCTCCACTGTGGGCAGACCGCTCTTCGCGCCCCGCCAATGACACCATCACTCGCGTCTCAAGTCACACGTCATTCCCACTTTACGCGCCCGCCTCAAGGGACGCGGTGGGGGTGACAGACCTGCGCCGGGGCCCAACTCTCGGTCAACTCTACGAGGACCACCCGCGACACTGTTCCTCAGGCCGCCAGCTCACTCAAtctaggtacctaggtaggtaagttAACTTTGTACCCGAAACACAAGCAGCTTCTCGTACATTGAGATGCAGCTATTCACACAAGCATGGCAGGTAAGTATTCATGCTAAGCAAAGGCAGACCCTCTCGACCTCCCCAAACCTCGCGCGCGGACATCATCGCTCGCAAAGAGACCAGATGCCGTGCATGAATGGCTGAGGCAGGGGGGCGTTCATCTCGCCACCACGGCAGGACTCAGGATCCTCTCCTGTTATGCTCTCAAGGTGCGACAGCTCCGCAGTCACTGGACACGACTGCACCGGCACGAAAATATACCGGCCGTAAAGAAGCAGCCGCGGGGCGAAACACTGCGACTTTTATTGTCCGGCCAGTCACAATGCACATTCACGGGCCGCGGACTGTCCGCATTCTCAGGCTGCCTGAGCGGCTGGGTCGAAACGAAACGCGCCTTGCTCGCCTTGCGTTCGGCCGACCGCCTTGGGCCTTATGGGCTGGGCAGCTTTCcagccgcggctggctgcctAGCGATAGCCACAGTGTCCATATCGACGGGTGCCAGGTGGtactgcggcggctgcgctggAGGCACCAAAAGAATCCCCACGGGACGGAAGAGCACAGTGCTGTCCCGACTCTCTCACCGGGACTTATGGGTTGGCGTGTTTGCCCGCCGTAATGCGCAGGTTCCTGGCCGTGCTTCTCTTTTAAAACACGCGCCTTCGCAGCCACAGCGTTTGATCGATCcatggccaggccggcgcgaAGTGCAAAATCGCTAGGTGTCATCCCCCCTTCTTCTGCTGCAACATTTTCTTGCGTGTGAAtgctaggtacctagtagaTCTTTTCCACAGGATGGCCTGCCTCATGCACAGCACTGTTGAAATCACTCCCGCCCGTCTCAGTTCAAAAGCCCACCACGTCCCCCACTGCCCCAACCCGCACAGAGCAGTGAGCACCATATCCACGTGAACCACCCCTCCAATGGTCTTGCCCCACGGGAGCTCCGATAAGGCGTACATGTTCCCCCATCCGCCAGCTTATCAACCAGGACGAGCACTTCCTTCCAGGTGCTGCCGTCTGCCTAACATCATACTAAGCAGTCACGACTCACCACTCAGCGCTTCAGCTCTACcccacctccctccccgtcaTCCGCCTGCTACAACTCGCGTCCCATCTTCTGCCCCTCCTCGGTCGGACTTCGAAGCTACAACTTCGTCGTCCCGCCCACTCCTTGACGGATCAAGACATTCATCTGCGCCCTGGCTTGACGCGAAGATATCGTCTCTCTGCCCTTGCACCGGGACTCGCCTGAGCTGCCTTCCCCGCAGCTGCAGTCCCGTCACACTACTCTGTCAGCCACGCTGCGGCTTGTGACAGGGGTCCATCCCGCCGTGAATCCGCATCACGACTTCCACCCCCGGTTGCGGAAACCATCGACCCTTTTTATCTGGCGTCGAGAGAATCTGTCACCATGGCCACTGCTCAGTATGACGACGAAGGTGAGATGATAACTGACAAGCCGACCTGTGTTGTTACTGACATGGGTATCCCGCAGTGCAAGTGATGCTCGCCGTTTGTGGGCCCGCCTCGTTGTCGGCTTTCACGGATCGACGGCTATTTCTCACCAAGGACAaccccatcatcgccgtcggaCGTACCAGCAAAAGAGATGCAAGCCTCGAGCAGGCCCCAAACAATGCCTGGATTGATTCGGCGGTCATGTCCCGCAACCACGCCAAGATTGAGTTTGACACTGCAAACAAGGTACCAAGAATCACCCCCACCCCCTTCGACCTTCGACCGTGTCAAGAGTCTTCGTACTGACTGTCGCCGAACACAGCGAGTTCTCATCACCGACGTCGGATCCCTTCACGGCACTTTCCTCAACAACACCCTTCTCACCCCCCATGTGCCCCAACCTCTGGCTCAGGACGATGAGCTGAGATTCGGTATCGCTGTCGAGAGACGTGCACAGTCGTTTCCACCATGCACCATGCGAGTTCTTGTCAAGTATGGTACTGAACCGTAAGTCGCCCCGTTTTGCCCTGCAGTCCGTCGTCTCTTTTGCTAATATTGCCAAGACGTCCCGAAGGAAGACCTGCCGTCTTCCGCGTCCCAGACGACAGCGACTACGAGGACGACACcagcgatgacgatgacccAAGCATTATAGACACCGTAGGCGTTATCGTTGCAAACGGCTTTGGCCCCGCGGAGCTGGGCGACACTCTTAAAGGCGAGATCATCGATCTGACACAGGCGCATGCGGGCGATGTGGAGGACGACCCTGCAACAGAGCTTGAACCGACGGAAGCCCTACTCACTGTCGTTAGTGACGAACCGATCCACGAAGCTAGCGACCCTGAGTCTGGCACGCACAGTCCTTGGCAAGCTCGCGAAGTTTCGTCGCTGCTAGAGTCTCACCAGACAGATgtcgacgccctggacgAACTCTCTGACGAACTCCATGACGAACTCCATGACGAACTCCATGACGAACTCCATGACAGCGAACTCATATCCGAATTTGCTGATGACGAAGATGTGGATCTTGACACTACAAGCGAGGTTGAGCGCACCCAAGGTGAGTTATACAGTTTCTGCAAACACGATCCATCTTGTCGACAAGTTCTTGTAGATTTGCAGTCGTCCGAAGCAGAAGTCAGTTCTGCCAGTCATGAGTCTCCCGACTGTGGCTGCGACCACATAACGCCTGGCCAGCCCGAGCTTTTGAGCACAGAATGCGTTTCTGTAGAATCTAATGCCAGGGTACTGGGGTCGCAGGAGCGCGAGGCAGATAACCATGCGCCAGCTACACTGCGTCTGTCAGATATGGCTCTGCCTCCTCTCGGAACGAGCCTGACAGTTCCGGATCACTTCCACCTACCACCGATTGCGTGCAACGTTAGAGAGGCCGCCATGCACACAGTGGACCAGCCTATGCAGGCCGTCGATTCTGGGGCGACCAATTTTATTACCCCACCACAGACGGGTCGCGTGAGAAGGCTTCTTCCTTCGTCGCTCCATCAGCCTGTCCCTCAGCCGGGTCAGACATGGACACCTGGAGATGGCAAGGTCTCTCAGAAGCCGGGACACAATGCATTCTCCCCTGCTTTTGCTGTGGCGGCCCACGGAAAGTTATG
Above is a genomic segment from Purpureocillium takamizusanense chromosome 2, complete sequence containing:
- a CDS encoding uncharacterized protein (COG:S~EggNog:ENOG503Q4N4~TransMembrane:1 (o621-640i)), which produces MATAQYDDEVQVMLAVCGPASLSAFTDRRLFLTKDNPIIAVGRTSKRDASLEQAPNNAWIDSAVMSRNHAKIEFDTANKRVLITDVGSLHGTFLNNTLLTPHVPQPLAQDDELRFGIAVERRAQSFPPCTMRVLVKYGTEPRPEGRPAVFRVPDDSDYEDDTSDDDDPSIIDTVGVIVANGFGPAELGDTLKGEIIDLTQAHAGDVEDDPATELEPTEALLTVVSDEPIHEASDPESGTHSPWQAREVSSLLESHQTDVDALDELSDELHDELHDELHDELHDSELISEFADDEDVDLDTTSEVERTQGELYSFCKHDPSCRQVLVDLQSSEAEVSSASHESPDCGCDHITPGQPELLSTECVSVESNARVLGSQEREADNHAPATLRLSDMALPPLGTSLTVPDHFHLPPIACNVREAAMHTVDQPMQAVDSGATNFITPPQTGRVRRLLPSSLHQPVPQPGQTWTPGDGKVSQKPGHNAFSPAFAVAAHGKLCDVSPTSSLLASGAKFLTTPPSDEEPKKAFCYPLDDSSAYMFEQSKKAAEMDEANSRRTHVAINDLLEVDAERSEGPLKGQETRKRKFADLSSTTPEEERSAVVVPKQPDKRSTERPAKRIRKAAEVFGYVALGGVAVVSALIATAPNL